Proteins encoded by one window of Leptospiraceae bacterium:
- a CDS encoding SET domain-containing protein → MKLFLTLLLVINACTTTSIKSIEDNEYVVIKPSHIPGAGMGLFAAKDIPKDTMVTHYEGKKITRKEYNALHEKSEHWYMFTMPECANEPNFPYIDGNREHYGSKVNFAPSKINGKPTKIQNVHFLKHCEDPYIRLYATRDIKKGEELYVSYGGIYNYHFMEFPDVQRFFMEKSGIKLKTGEKFTFED, encoded by the coding sequence ATGAAACTTTTTCTCACTCTACTACTTGTCATCAATGCTTGCACTACAACTAGTATTAAAAGCATCGAAGATAACGAATACGTCGTTATCAAACCATCTCATATCCCTGGTGCCGGCATGGGACTGTTTGCCGCTAAAGATATACCCAAAGACACAATGGTAACTCATTACGAAGGCAAAAAAATTACTCGTAAAGAATACAATGCTCTTCATGAAAAAAGCGAGCATTGGTATATGTTCACAATGCCTGAATGTGCAAACGAACCAAACTTCCCTTACATTGACGGAAATAGAGAGCACTATGGTTCTAAAGTTAATTTTGCTCCATCTAAGATAAATGGCAAACCAACCAAAATTCAAAACGTTCATTTTCTTAAGCATTGTGAAGATCCATACATTCGTCTCTATGCGACACGCGATATAAAGAAAGGCGAAGAATTATACGTTAGTTACGGAGGCATTTACAATTATCACTTCATGGAGTTCCCTGATGTGCAAAGATTCTTCATGGAAAAATCAGGTATCAAATTAAAAACCGGTGAAAAATTTACATTTGAAGATTAA
- a CDS encoding methylglyoxal synthase has product MEKTKRIVLVAHDNKKKDLLDWVTFNKGTLAKHFLSATGTTGKIIAESAGLPVHRFISGPLGGDQQIGAKIVDGGIDIMIFFWDPLSAQPHDPDVKALLRIAVLYNIPMACNRSTADFLISSHLLDEDYDNRPSENAN; this is encoded by the coding sequence ATGGAAAAAACAAAACGTATAGTTCTCGTTGCCCACGATAACAAAAAGAAAGACCTTTTAGATTGGGTTACATTCAACAAAGGAACTCTCGCCAAACACTTCTTATCCGCTACAGGCACTACAGGTAAAATTATTGCTGAGAGTGCAGGTCTTCCTGTTCATCGTTTTATTTCAGGACCTCTCGGTGGTGATCAACAGATAGGAGCCAAGATTGTTGATGGCGGAATTGATATCATGATTTTTTTCTGGGATCCTTTATCTGCTCAACCACATGATCCTGATGTAAAAGCGTTACTTAGAATTGCCGTTTTGTATAATATTCCTATGGCTTGCAATCGCTCGACTGCTGACTTTTTAATTTCTTCTCATCTTTTAGATGAAGATTATGACAATCGACCAAGCGAGAATGCAAACTAA
- a CDS encoding DUF1564 family protein: MRTKIFSPKERVNDWKEYPEKSTRSTLLIPACYMKLFHKRLKANKHNPTEYLSYLLESYRILIRNGEIPVYGKLETGYQEEGLKLQRVDFIPRGEDWAEMKCLKAFLNRSMTWIFVYLLVLDSLDIKKNLPEKFVDFVVPKKAHLRLMVIILLSRKRKLYRRILRHTRDRTR, translated from the coding sequence ATGAGAACAAAAATTTTTTCTCCTAAAGAACGTGTCAACGACTGGAAAGAGTATCCTGAAAAGTCAACTCGGTCTACCCTATTGATCCCGGCCTGTTACATGAAACTCTTCCATAAAAGGTTGAAGGCTAATAAGCATAATCCTACGGAATATCTTTCTTATTTGCTTGAGAGTTATAGAATATTGATAAGAAATGGAGAAATTCCAGTTTACGGAAAATTAGAGACTGGTTACCAAGAAGAAGGATTGAAACTACAAAGGGTTGATTTTATTCCCAGAGGAGAAGATTGGGCGGAGATGAAATGTCTAAAAGCTTTTTTGAATCGAAGCATGACTTGGATTTTTGTCTACCTTCTAGTTTTAGATTCTTTAGATATTAAGAAGAATTTACCGGAAAAGTTCGTTGACTTCGTAGTTCCGAAGAAGGCGCATTTGCGGTTAATGGTTATTATCCTTTTATCAAGGAAAAGGAAATTATATCGAAGAATCTTGCGACATACACGGGATCGAACTAGGTAA